In the Nerophis ophidion isolate RoL-2023_Sa linkage group LG01, RoL_Noph_v1.0, whole genome shotgun sequence genome, one interval contains:
- the LOC133558676 gene encoding bromodomain-containing protein 4-like isoform X1: MATCCHGRASSEEWNGLRGITPVPPAPTRSNLPPLTARPLLTTTVMGDGLEPGSSHNPPFTQQPLPLNALPPEISDSSRPKRQTNQLQYLLKVVLKTLWKHQFAWPFQAPVDAIKLQLPDYYKIIKTPMDMGTIKKRLENHFYKNAQECIHDFNTMFTNCYIYNKPSDDIVLMAKALEKLFLQKITEMPQEETEIAVVSKGRRGIKREPALITMSESGQELLSPSNTTHTRVFSTPSTLSQTHHSPTPPVLAQPPRVPPTPTAHAPHLGPPYPLSTAGVIPQGMTSVTPLAITHPGLHPGQLLQSPALIKQRKSQKRKADTTTPTANDQLSESSPISVEIRPRRENSRPSKQPKRDPLQPDSQHHPGAGLETGGMLTPKRQDQLNSCAHLVKEMLSKKHFAYAWPFYLPVDSKALGLHDYHDIIKHPMDLSTVKKKLDNRQYRDAQEFAADVRLMFSNCYKYNPPGHDVVAMARKLQDVFEMRFAKMPDEPEEPVSVPTPSSALHPAPSTRQVPPPPNVSEDDSSSLSESESSVADSDQERQQRLAVLQEQLKAVHEQLAALSQPQVCKPKKKERDKKEKKKEKHKKKIGAEEPPEATMLQISKKSKSNKDPLAAKKERKKPGKKEGIKNSRPALPPQTGPTPLVPSASLEADDDMVSAISCTSSDLFGGAAAVGGKPMSYEEKRQLSLDINKLPGDKLGRVVHIIQTREPSMKNSNPDEIEIDFETLKPSTLRELEKYVSSCLKRKKKSSVEKPLEMTNVTKLKTGSSSSGSSDSSDSDDSDNGLVPKQQKTLSNKDTKRPQQQPIASSAGPVAPQHPVVQTKLPFVPPSHVPVSVPALESSQLLTAGFDPLAHFMNPHMTQPNTDPSPVITTPCSAHTSGLLNVNPPTVPTPTEPHPFLNQHPIIPSPAIHNALPQQPARPSNHAAPLPPKNSQPPPSTLPPLPVSSHQLQSTLPLPLPQPVSRPRVPSPPSHGILGTLSAQPPQALLEDDEEPTPTTDDTPHLSQVQNFLQSLQPRLSVQNQPLHAHSPVHSAPHLVPSMHTQAVMSSAPVTLQRHSSGHVHAQHSFPHAFATAVQQQKGATLQQKLQQLQQHQQQQPSPRMKGEPFSTGCLRDSPSPLMIHSPLMPHFQTGSPSQIKKNDQRSDLVGVREEKPSHSPVLPPSPFSPAMRLDTQKPESKHKLEVKSSEGSRSVSRLPDTLVQPCPQQDTKVKQECKTSVGPKRTPDVKLKNMGSWASLAQRSQSTPASAVRSSSDSFEQFRRAAREKEERERQLKAQAEQVKKEQEKLRRDDEDTVEHSRRTQDDSRRRHEQLQQQQQQQPSPLAATPPASTPPTQSPQAPPIQPPVPPPTSSAAQNALDQQREMARRREQERRRREATDTIDINFQSDLMASFEENLF; encoded by the exons AGCGTCAAGTGAGGAGTGGAATGGCCTGAGGGGGATAACCCCGGTCCCACCTGCCCCCACCAGGTCCAATCTGCCTCCACTGACTGCTCGGCCGCTGCTTACCACCACGGTGATGGGGGACGGACTGGAGCCAGGCAGCAGCCACAACCCTCCTTTCACCCAGCAGCCTCTCCCCTTGAACGCTTTACCCCCTGAAATATCAGATTCCTCTAGACCCAAGCGACAGACCAACCAGCTCCag TACCTGCTCAAAGTGGTGTTGAAGACCTTATGGAAACACCAGTTCGCATGGCCCTTTCAAGCTCCCGTTGATGCCATCAAACTCCAATTACCT GACTACTATAAGATCATCAAAACCCCCATGGACATGGGCACCATAAAGAAGCGTCTTGAGAACCACTTCTACAAAAATGCCCAGGAGTGTATTCACGACTTTAACACAATGTTCACTAACTGCTACATCTACAATAAG CCTTCTGATGACATCGTACTAATGGCCAAAGCCTTGGAGAAGCTCTTTCTCCAGAAGATCACGGAGATGCCACAGGAGGAGACGGAGATTGCTGTGGTATCTAAGGGACGCCGCGGCATCAAACGGGAGCCAG CTCTGATCACCATGTCTGAATCAGGCCAAGAGTTATTATCTCCCTCAAACACCACCCATACACGAGTCTTTTCCACTCCTTCGACTCTGTCACAGACTCATCACTCTCCAACCCCTCCTGTTCTGGCCCAGCCTCCACGTGTGCCTCCTACACCCACAGCTCACGCACCTCATCTAGGACCCCCGTACCCTCTCTCAACAGCAGGCGTCATTCCCCAGGGTATGACCTCTGTCACCCCTCTGGCTATCACGCACCCAGGCCTCCATCCTGGCCAGTTGCTGCAGAGTCCAGCACTTATTAAG CAAAGGAAGAGCCAGAAGAGGAAAGCAGATACAACCACGCCCACAGCAAACGACCAGCTCAGCGAATCGTCGCCCATCTCGGTGGAGATTCGACCGCGCAGAGAGAACAGCCGCCCATCAAAGCAGCCTAAGCGAGACCCGTTGCAGCCGGACTCCCAGCACCACCCAGGCGCCGGGTTGGAGACGGGAGGCATGTTGACGCCCAAGCGGCAGGATCAGTTAAATTCCTGTGCCCACCTAGTCAAAGAGATGCTGTCAAAGAAGCACTTTGCATATGCTTGGCCCTTCTACTTGCCCGTCGACTCAAAAGCTCTTGGCCTTCACGACTACCACGACATCATCAAGCACCCCATGGACCTGAGCACCGTCAAG AAAAAACTGGACAACCGGCAGTACAGAGATGCTCAAGAATTTGCAGCGGACGTGCGGTTGATGTTCtccaactgttacaaatataatcCACCAGGCCACGATGTGGTGGCTATGGCGCGCAAACTACAG GACGTCTTTGAGATGCGTTTTGCCAAGATGCCCGATGAGCCGGAGGAGCCCGTCTCTGTTCCCACGCCGTCATCTGCCCTCCACCCCGCCCCCTCAACTCGGCAGGTACCTCCACCTCCCAATGTCTCGGAAGATGACAGCTCCAGTTTGTCTGAATCAGAGTCCTCAGTGGCAGACTCTGATCAAGAGAGGCAGCAGCGACTCGCTGTGTTGCAGGAACAG cTCAAGGCTGTCCACGAGCAGTTGGCCGCGCTTTCGCAGCCTCAGGTCTGCAAGCCCAAGAAGAAAGAGCGAGacaaaaaggagaagaagaaggaaaagcaCAAGAAGAAGATTGGAGCAGAGGAGCCCCCAGAGGCCACCATGCTTCAGATTTCCAAGAAGAGCAAAAGCAACAAAGACCCACTGGCTGCAAAAAAGGAGAGGAAAAAACCTGG TAAGAAAGAAGGCATCAAAAACAGTCGTCCTGCCCTGCCCCCTCAAACTGGGCCCACCCCTCTCGTCCCCTCAGCCTCCCTTGAAGCGGACGATGACATGG TGTCAGCCATCTCCTGCACTTCCTCAGATTTATTTGGGGGAGCGGCCGCTGTCGGGGGCAAACCCATGTCGTACGAAGAGAAGCGCCAGCTAAGCCTGGACATCAACAAGTTGCCCGGTGACAAGCTGGGCCGCGTTGTGCACATAATTCAAACGCGCGAGCCCTCCATGAAGAATTCCAACCCGGATGAGATCGAGATCGACTTTGAGACGCTTAAGCCTTCCACGTTGCGAGAGCTGGAGAAGTACGTCTCCAGCTGCCTCAAGAGGAAGAAGAAGTCGTCAG TAGAAAAGCCTCTGGAAATGACAAACGTCACCAAGTTAAAGACAGGATCTTCATCCTCAGGCAGCAGTGACTCCTCTGATAGTGACGACTCTGACAATG GGCTGGTTCCCAAACAGCAGAAGACTCTGTCAAACAAGGACACAAAGAGGCCGCAACAGCAGCCCATCGCCAGCAGCGCCGGCCCCGTCGCTCCGCAGCATCCAGTAGTCCAGACCAAACTGCCATTTGTCCCTCCTTCCCATGTTCCAGTCTCTGTCCCTGCTCTGGAGTCATCACAGTTGCTGACCGCTGGATTTGACCCTTTAGCCCACTTTATGAACCCTCACATGACACAGCCCAACACTGATCCCAGTCCAGTCATTACCACCCCTTGCTCCGCCCACACCTCTGGTCTCCTCAACGTAAACCCACCTACTGTGCCGACACCCACTGAGCCGCACCCGTTTTTAAATCAACATCCCATCATACCTTCACCAG CCATCCATAACGCTCTCCCCCAGCAACCAGCAAGACCTAGCAACCATGCCGCGCCACTTCCTCCTAAGAACTCTCAGCCACCGCCATCCACGCTCCCCCCTCTGCCTGTGTCCTCACATCAGCTTCAGAGCACTCTTCCTCTCCCGCTCCCTCAGCCCGTTTCACGCCCCCGTGTACCTTCGCCTCCTTCGCATGGCATCTTGGGAACACTCTCTGCTCAACCTCCGCAAGCCCTGCTGGAGGACGACGAAGAGCCGACACCCACCACAGACGACACGCCACACCTTAGCCAGGTCCAAAACTTCTTGCAGTCACTTCAACCACGATTATCTGTGCAGAACCAACCCCTGCACGCGCACTCGCCTGTACATAGCGCTCCTCATTTAGTGCCCTCGATGCACACGCAAGCTGTAATGTCGTCCGCCCCTGTGACGTTGCAGCGGCACAGCTCTGGCCACGTTCACGCTCAGCATTCCTTCCCGCACGCTTTCGCCACAGCAGTGCAGCAACAGAAGGGGGCGACGCTCCAGCAGAAGCTGCAGCAGCTGCAACAACATCAGCAGCAGCAGCCCTCCCCACGTATGAAAGGCGAGCCTTTCTCTACAG GTTGCCTGCGTGACAGCCCCTCGCCACTAATGATCCACTCTCCCTTGATGCCTCACTTCCAAACAGGATCTCCCTCACAGATCAAGAAAAAT GATCAAAGATCTGACTTGGTGGGGGTCAGAGAGGAGAAACCCTCCCATTCACCAGTTCTGCCCCCATCCCCGTTCAGCCCTGCCATGCGCCTCGACACACAAAAACCTGAGAGTAAACACA AATTAGAAGTAAAGTCATCGGAGGGTTCTCGCTcggtttctcgccttcctgacACCTTGGTGCAGCCTTGCCCTCAGCAGGACACTAAAGTTAAACAAGAGTGCAAAACGTCCGTCGGCCCCAAGAGGACACCA GACGTGAAGTTAAAGAACATGGGCTCTTGGGCGAGCCTGGCCCAGAGGTCGCAGTCCACGCCGGCATCTGCAGTTCGCTCCTCCAGCGATAGCTTCGAGCAGTTTAGACGTGCTGCTCGGGAGAAGGAGGAGCGGGAGAGACAGCTGAAGGCCCAGGCAGAGCAGGTCAAGAAAGAGCAGGAGAAGCTGCG CCGCGACGACGAAGACACTGTGGAGCACTCTCGCCGTACACAGGATGACAGCCGCCGTCGCCATGAACAGCTACAGCAACAGCAACAACAGCAGCCATCACCACTTGCGGCCACGCCTCCGGCTTCTACACCGCCCACTCAGTCCCCACAAGCTCCACCCATCCAGCCTCCGGTCCCGCCTCCAACTTCCTCAGCTGCACAGAATGCCCTTGACCAACAGAGGGAGATGGCGCGCCGCCGTGAGCAGGAGCGTCGCAGGAGAGAGGCA
- the LOC133558676 gene encoding bromodomain-containing protein 4-like isoform X3, with the protein MATCCHGRASSEEWNGLRGITPVPPAPTRSNLPPLTARPLLTTTVMGDGLEPGSSHNPPFTQQPLPLNALPPEISDSSRPKRQTNQLQYLLKVVLKTLWKHQFAWPFQAPVDAIKLQLPDYYKIIKTPMDMGTIKKRLENHFYKNAQECIHDFNTMFTNCYIYNKPSDDIVLMAKALEKLFLQKITEMPQEETEIAVVSKGRRGIKREPALITMSESGQELLSPSNTTHTRVFSTPSTLSQTHHSPTPPVLAQPPRVPPTPTAHAPHLGPPYPLSTAGVIPQGMTSVTPLAITHPGLHPGQLLQSPALIKQRKSQKRKADTTTPTANDQLSESSPISVEIRPRRENSRPSKQPKRDPLQPDSQHHPGAGLETGGMLTPKRQDQLNSCAHLVKEMLSKKHFAYAWPFYLPVDSKALGLHDYHDIIKHPMDLSTVKKKLDNRQYRDAQEFAADVRLMFSNCYKYNPPGHDVVAMARKLQDVFEMRFAKMPDEPEEPVSVPTPSSALHPAPSTRQVPPPPNVSEDDSSSLSESESSVADSDQERQQRLAVLQEQLKAVHEQLAALSQPQVCKPKKKERDKKEKKKEKHKKKIGAEEPPEATMLQISKKSKSNKDPLAAKKERKKPGKKEGIKNSRPALPPQTGPTPLVPSASLEADDDMDLFGGAAAVGGKPMSYEEKRQLSLDINKLPGDKLGRVVHIIQTREPSMKNSNPDEIEIDFETLKPSTLRELEKYVSSCLKRKKKSSVEKPLEMTNVTKLKTGSSSSGSSDSSDSDDSDNGLVPKQQKTLSNKDTKRPQQQPIASSAGPVAPQHPVVQTKLPFVPPSHVPVSVPALESSQLLTAGFDPLAHFMNPHMTQPNTDPSPVITTPCSAHTSGLLNVNPPTVPTPTEPHPFLNQHPIIPSPAIHNALPQQPARPSNHAAPLPPKNSQPPPSTLPPLPVSSHQLQSTLPLPLPQPVSRPRVPSPPSHGILGTLSAQPPQALLEDDEEPTPTTDDTPHLSQVQNFLQSLQPRLSVQNQPLHAHSPVHSAPHLVPSMHTQAVMSSAPVTLQRHSSGHVHAQHSFPHAFATAVQQQKGATLQQKLQQLQQHQQQQPSPRMKGEPFSTGCLRDSPSPLMIHSPLMPHFQTGSPSQIKKNDQRSDLVGVREEKPSHSPVLPPSPFSPAMRLDTQKPESKHKLEVKSSEGSRSVSRLPDTLVQPCPQQDTKVKQECKTSVGPKRTPDVKLKNMGSWASLAQRSQSTPASAVRSSSDSFEQFRRAAREKEERERQLKAQAEQVKKEQEKLRRDDEDTVEHSRRTQDDSRRRHEQLQQQQQQQPSPLAATPPASTPPTQSPQAPPIQPPVPPPTSSAAQNALDQQREMARRREQERRRREATDTIDINFQSDLMASFEENLF; encoded by the exons AGCGTCAAGTGAGGAGTGGAATGGCCTGAGGGGGATAACCCCGGTCCCACCTGCCCCCACCAGGTCCAATCTGCCTCCACTGACTGCTCGGCCGCTGCTTACCACCACGGTGATGGGGGACGGACTGGAGCCAGGCAGCAGCCACAACCCTCCTTTCACCCAGCAGCCTCTCCCCTTGAACGCTTTACCCCCTGAAATATCAGATTCCTCTAGACCCAAGCGACAGACCAACCAGCTCCag TACCTGCTCAAAGTGGTGTTGAAGACCTTATGGAAACACCAGTTCGCATGGCCCTTTCAAGCTCCCGTTGATGCCATCAAACTCCAATTACCT GACTACTATAAGATCATCAAAACCCCCATGGACATGGGCACCATAAAGAAGCGTCTTGAGAACCACTTCTACAAAAATGCCCAGGAGTGTATTCACGACTTTAACACAATGTTCACTAACTGCTACATCTACAATAAG CCTTCTGATGACATCGTACTAATGGCCAAAGCCTTGGAGAAGCTCTTTCTCCAGAAGATCACGGAGATGCCACAGGAGGAGACGGAGATTGCTGTGGTATCTAAGGGACGCCGCGGCATCAAACGGGAGCCAG CTCTGATCACCATGTCTGAATCAGGCCAAGAGTTATTATCTCCCTCAAACACCACCCATACACGAGTCTTTTCCACTCCTTCGACTCTGTCACAGACTCATCACTCTCCAACCCCTCCTGTTCTGGCCCAGCCTCCACGTGTGCCTCCTACACCCACAGCTCACGCACCTCATCTAGGACCCCCGTACCCTCTCTCAACAGCAGGCGTCATTCCCCAGGGTATGACCTCTGTCACCCCTCTGGCTATCACGCACCCAGGCCTCCATCCTGGCCAGTTGCTGCAGAGTCCAGCACTTATTAAG CAAAGGAAGAGCCAGAAGAGGAAAGCAGATACAACCACGCCCACAGCAAACGACCAGCTCAGCGAATCGTCGCCCATCTCGGTGGAGATTCGACCGCGCAGAGAGAACAGCCGCCCATCAAAGCAGCCTAAGCGAGACCCGTTGCAGCCGGACTCCCAGCACCACCCAGGCGCCGGGTTGGAGACGGGAGGCATGTTGACGCCCAAGCGGCAGGATCAGTTAAATTCCTGTGCCCACCTAGTCAAAGAGATGCTGTCAAAGAAGCACTTTGCATATGCTTGGCCCTTCTACTTGCCCGTCGACTCAAAAGCTCTTGGCCTTCACGACTACCACGACATCATCAAGCACCCCATGGACCTGAGCACCGTCAAG AAAAAACTGGACAACCGGCAGTACAGAGATGCTCAAGAATTTGCAGCGGACGTGCGGTTGATGTTCtccaactgttacaaatataatcCACCAGGCCACGATGTGGTGGCTATGGCGCGCAAACTACAG GACGTCTTTGAGATGCGTTTTGCCAAGATGCCCGATGAGCCGGAGGAGCCCGTCTCTGTTCCCACGCCGTCATCTGCCCTCCACCCCGCCCCCTCAACTCGGCAGGTACCTCCACCTCCCAATGTCTCGGAAGATGACAGCTCCAGTTTGTCTGAATCAGAGTCCTCAGTGGCAGACTCTGATCAAGAGAGGCAGCAGCGACTCGCTGTGTTGCAGGAACAG cTCAAGGCTGTCCACGAGCAGTTGGCCGCGCTTTCGCAGCCTCAGGTCTGCAAGCCCAAGAAGAAAGAGCGAGacaaaaaggagaagaagaaggaaaagcaCAAGAAGAAGATTGGAGCAGAGGAGCCCCCAGAGGCCACCATGCTTCAGATTTCCAAGAAGAGCAAAAGCAACAAAGACCCACTGGCTGCAAAAAAGGAGAGGAAAAAACCTGG TAAGAAAGAAGGCATCAAAAACAGTCGTCCTGCCCTGCCCCCTCAAACTGGGCCCACCCCTCTCGTCCCCTCAGCCTCCCTTGAAGCGGACGATGACATGG ATTTATTTGGGGGAGCGGCCGCTGTCGGGGGCAAACCCATGTCGTACGAAGAGAAGCGCCAGCTAAGCCTGGACATCAACAAGTTGCCCGGTGACAAGCTGGGCCGCGTTGTGCACATAATTCAAACGCGCGAGCCCTCCATGAAGAATTCCAACCCGGATGAGATCGAGATCGACTTTGAGACGCTTAAGCCTTCCACGTTGCGAGAGCTGGAGAAGTACGTCTCCAGCTGCCTCAAGAGGAAGAAGAAGTCGTCAG TAGAAAAGCCTCTGGAAATGACAAACGTCACCAAGTTAAAGACAGGATCTTCATCCTCAGGCAGCAGTGACTCCTCTGATAGTGACGACTCTGACAATG GGCTGGTTCCCAAACAGCAGAAGACTCTGTCAAACAAGGACACAAAGAGGCCGCAACAGCAGCCCATCGCCAGCAGCGCCGGCCCCGTCGCTCCGCAGCATCCAGTAGTCCAGACCAAACTGCCATTTGTCCCTCCTTCCCATGTTCCAGTCTCTGTCCCTGCTCTGGAGTCATCACAGTTGCTGACCGCTGGATTTGACCCTTTAGCCCACTTTATGAACCCTCACATGACACAGCCCAACACTGATCCCAGTCCAGTCATTACCACCCCTTGCTCCGCCCACACCTCTGGTCTCCTCAACGTAAACCCACCTACTGTGCCGACACCCACTGAGCCGCACCCGTTTTTAAATCAACATCCCATCATACCTTCACCAG CCATCCATAACGCTCTCCCCCAGCAACCAGCAAGACCTAGCAACCATGCCGCGCCACTTCCTCCTAAGAACTCTCAGCCACCGCCATCCACGCTCCCCCCTCTGCCTGTGTCCTCACATCAGCTTCAGAGCACTCTTCCTCTCCCGCTCCCTCAGCCCGTTTCACGCCCCCGTGTACCTTCGCCTCCTTCGCATGGCATCTTGGGAACACTCTCTGCTCAACCTCCGCAAGCCCTGCTGGAGGACGACGAAGAGCCGACACCCACCACAGACGACACGCCACACCTTAGCCAGGTCCAAAACTTCTTGCAGTCACTTCAACCACGATTATCTGTGCAGAACCAACCCCTGCACGCGCACTCGCCTGTACATAGCGCTCCTCATTTAGTGCCCTCGATGCACACGCAAGCTGTAATGTCGTCCGCCCCTGTGACGTTGCAGCGGCACAGCTCTGGCCACGTTCACGCTCAGCATTCCTTCCCGCACGCTTTCGCCACAGCAGTGCAGCAACAGAAGGGGGCGACGCTCCAGCAGAAGCTGCAGCAGCTGCAACAACATCAGCAGCAGCAGCCCTCCCCACGTATGAAAGGCGAGCCTTTCTCTACAG GTTGCCTGCGTGACAGCCCCTCGCCACTAATGATCCACTCTCCCTTGATGCCTCACTTCCAAACAGGATCTCCCTCACAGATCAAGAAAAAT GATCAAAGATCTGACTTGGTGGGGGTCAGAGAGGAGAAACCCTCCCATTCACCAGTTCTGCCCCCATCCCCGTTCAGCCCTGCCATGCGCCTCGACACACAAAAACCTGAGAGTAAACACA AATTAGAAGTAAAGTCATCGGAGGGTTCTCGCTcggtttctcgccttcctgacACCTTGGTGCAGCCTTGCCCTCAGCAGGACACTAAAGTTAAACAAGAGTGCAAAACGTCCGTCGGCCCCAAGAGGACACCA GACGTGAAGTTAAAGAACATGGGCTCTTGGGCGAGCCTGGCCCAGAGGTCGCAGTCCACGCCGGCATCTGCAGTTCGCTCCTCCAGCGATAGCTTCGAGCAGTTTAGACGTGCTGCTCGGGAGAAGGAGGAGCGGGAGAGACAGCTGAAGGCCCAGGCAGAGCAGGTCAAGAAAGAGCAGGAGAAGCTGCG CCGCGACGACGAAGACACTGTGGAGCACTCTCGCCGTACACAGGATGACAGCCGCCGTCGCCATGAACAGCTACAGCAACAGCAACAACAGCAGCCATCACCACTTGCGGCCACGCCTCCGGCTTCTACACCGCCCACTCAGTCCCCACAAGCTCCACCCATCCAGCCTCCGGTCCCGCCTCCAACTTCCTCAGCTGCACAGAATGCCCTTGACCAACAGAGGGAGATGGCGCGCCGCCGTGAGCAGGAGCGTCGCAGGAGAGAGGCA